From a single Sorghum bicolor cultivar BTx623 chromosome 5, Sorghum_bicolor_NCBIv3, whole genome shotgun sequence genomic region:
- the LOC8064372 gene encoding UPF0454 protein C12orf49 homolog produces the protein MRNLKKSISLGISPTRKDICFIEPIVCRSTVQGRHLISDDNGYVCSALSINPWSHCCPTTGDRFSCQGCKLDLQCCNSYEYCVSCCLNPSKIKKEDVLKLKVAKPVTVGTYTNVFDFCMGRCRHSSASVVLVFLPP, from the exons atgaggaatttgaagaaatccaTTTCTTTGGGGATAAGCCCTACAAG GAAGGACATTTGCTTTATTGAACCAATTGTGTGCAGAAGCACTGTTCAGGGGCGGCATCTGATCTCTGATGATAATG GTTATGTATGTTCTGCACTTTCAATCAATCCATGGTCTCACTGCTGCCCAACAACAGGGGACCGCTTTTCCTGCCA GGGCTGCAAACTCGATTTACAGTGCTGCAATTCATATGAGTATTGTGTTTCTTGCTGTTTGAATCCTTCTAAG ATCAAGAAAGAAGATGTGCTAAAGCTCAAGGTAGCTAAGCCAGTTACTGTTG GAACATACACAAATGTTTTCGATTTCTGCATGGGAAGATGCCGCCATAGCTCTGCAAGTGTGGTACTGGTTTTTCTTCCCCCTTAG